The window TTCCTATGCTTTGCGAAATAACAGGAATATGCGTTTAACCCGCGCCGTTCCTAGGATTCGAAGCGATAAACCTTCTGCTGAAGAAGAGGAAAAAATGGCAAAAGAACATTTTGACAGAAGCAAGCCGCACTGCAACATCGGCACCATCGGCCACGTTGACCACGGCAAAACCACTCTGACCGCCGCAATCTGC is drawn from uncultured Fibrobacter sp. and contains these coding sequences:
- a CDS encoding GTP-binding protein gives rise to the protein MAKEHFDRSKPHCNIGTIGHVDHGKTTLTAAIC